A single genomic interval of Microbacterium sp. LWO14-1.2 harbors:
- the upp gene encoding uracil phosphoribosyltransferase, with translation MRVHVADHPLITHKLSVLRDHRTPSPVFRQLTEELVTLLAYEATRSVKVSPIEITTPVTTTMGVKISEPRPIVVPILRAGLGMLEGLVKLLPTAEVGFLGMVRDEQTFEPTTYAERLPDDLSDRQCFAIDPMLATGGSLAAAIQFLFDRGAKDVTAICLLGTPEGVAAIEEMAGDRDVTLVLGALDERLNEKGYIVPGLGDAGDRLYGTV, from the coding sequence ATGCGTGTCCACGTCGCCGACCACCCTCTCATCACCCACAAGCTCTCGGTGCTGCGCGACCATCGCACGCCGTCGCCGGTGTTCCGTCAGCTCACCGAGGAGCTCGTGACGCTCCTCGCGTATGAGGCGACCCGCAGCGTCAAGGTCAGCCCGATCGAGATCACGACCCCGGTCACCACGACCATGGGCGTGAAGATCTCGGAGCCCCGGCCCATCGTGGTCCCCATCCTGCGCGCCGGTCTCGGCATGCTCGAGGGCCTCGTCAAGCTGCTGCCCACCGCCGAGGTCGGCTTCCTCGGCATGGTGCGCGACGAGCAGACGTTCGAGCCCACGACCTACGCCGAGCGCCTTCCCGACGACCTCAGCGACCGCCAGTGCTTCGCGATCGACCCGATGCTCGCCACCGGCGGCTCGCTCGCCGCCGCGATCCAGTTCCTGTTCGACCGCGGGGCCAAGGACGTCACCGCCATCTGCCTGCTCGGCACTCCCGAGGGCGTGGCCGCGATCGAGGAGATGGCCGGCGACCGCGACGTCACACTCGTGCTCGGCGCTCTCGACGAGCGACTGAACGAGAAGGGCTACATCGTTCCTGGCCTCGGCGACGCGGGCGACCGCCTCTACGGCACGGTCTGA
- a CDS encoding nucleoside phosphorylase, with protein MRLLVAAMASELEAFPDDLEGFDQLVTGEGKMQATYALTRALSARDYEEIVVVGTAGGIDPELDAVVHEVGSALQHDVFDLEGVAGQHVSLPARVSTGREGVLIATGDSFVGDAGITAVIRPSGAGLVDMETYAYIWVAQQFGVPIRAFRAISDRAEDGALVDFRAAIARCSVMLRETIRQEYGV; from the coding sequence GTGAGACTTCTCGTCGCCGCGATGGCATCCGAACTCGAAGCGTTCCCCGACGACCTGGAGGGCTTCGATCAGCTCGTCACCGGCGAGGGCAAGATGCAGGCGACATACGCGCTGACGAGGGCGCTGTCCGCGAGGGACTACGAGGAGATCGTCGTCGTCGGCACCGCGGGCGGCATCGACCCGGAGCTGGACGCGGTGGTGCACGAGGTGGGCAGTGCGCTGCAGCATGACGTCTTCGACCTCGAGGGCGTCGCGGGACAGCACGTCTCGCTGCCCGCGCGCGTGTCGACCGGCCGCGAGGGTGTGCTGATCGCGACGGGAGACAGCTTCGTGGGCGATGCGGGGATCACCGCGGTCATCCGCCCGTCCGGTGCCGGGCTGGTCGACATGGAGACGTACGCGTACATCTGGGTCGCGCAGCAGTTCGGCGTGCCTATCCGCGCGTTCAGAGCGATCTCGGATCGCGCTGAGGACGGCGCACTCGTCGACTTCCGTGCGGCGATCGCGCGCTGCAGCGTGATGCTGCGCGAGACGATCCGCCAGGAGTACGGAGTCTGA
- a CDS encoding SMC family ATPase: MQLHRLEVEGFGPFRERQIVDFDAFADDGIFLIEGRTGAGKSSILDAVCFGLYGGVPRYESGDKRLRSDHCEPDDVTEVVVEFSTPAGRYRVRRSPEYERPKKRGGGMTVQASSVQLDALVAGEWIGLAAKEREAAYELDDILQLSREQFLQVILLAQNRFSEFLLAGSRERQALLRRLFGTERFEDVQARFDERRRAAEQELASGLAVVAARLDEAERLVENAGLLTEDREAVEGGSPRGEGTHAAAALTTEQRLDELALARARADYRAERRAAERDDAATRSAAADATLSTAREERRAQQERDRARQALARLEEAEPQIVAAREELSRAREAETLRTMIVAAARADAALVQAVEEHARAQRDWDAHDVDAEDLSAWASERTRETGAWRRADELERSASARESELREAAEGVTGAADRLAAVDAEGETLPVRLDETTRERDALRRIADRSDDLATALQAATGRVAAAHDVVRLEAESAAAEQDLVAASSVLAERQTELARLRQRRLDGFAGELASALVDGGACPVCGAHEHPAPADHTDPVSADDIVAAEARRDDAVDVERSAAEKVASLRVELAAASSRADGRDVRAATDELTRATDEHAQSLAAAEQVTALDRRAAELSARIAGLQSDRESAAAALAAARETHAIVEQREIEAASAVAEARGAFPSVAERITAAEREVTDARTLIEATDERARRADAAASAARELSTALDASAFDDADAAEAALRSPLVQAELEARISHHAVEREKERAILLDLELRTLPEEPIDLDPIEQRSAEARSLWSTAVADAERAAALAEQLGSLIGSASAAHAESAAGAADFEVLRGLADALAGRGANTRKMTLETFVLAAELEEIVEAANRRLADMSTGRYQLRHSDALAARGAASGLGIVVFDAYTGQTRPAQSLSGGETFLSSLALALGLAEVVTARAGGIRLDTLFIDEGFGSLDGDTLDVAMRTLDELRQGGRTVGVISHVEAMKEQIPAQLSVRATPNGPSVIETR, translated from the coding sequence GTGCAGCTCCATCGGCTCGAGGTCGAAGGGTTCGGTCCCTTCCGCGAACGCCAGATCGTCGACTTCGACGCATTCGCCGACGACGGCATCTTCCTGATCGAGGGTCGGACCGGTGCCGGGAAGTCGAGCATCCTCGACGCCGTGTGCTTCGGGCTCTACGGCGGTGTCCCCCGCTACGAGAGCGGAGACAAGCGCCTGCGCAGCGACCACTGCGAACCCGACGACGTCACCGAGGTCGTCGTCGAATTCAGCACGCCCGCCGGTCGGTATCGGGTGCGGCGCTCGCCCGAGTACGAGAGGCCCAAGAAGCGCGGCGGTGGCATGACCGTTCAGGCCTCCTCCGTCCAACTCGACGCCCTCGTCGCGGGTGAGTGGATCGGTCTCGCCGCCAAAGAGCGAGAGGCGGCGTACGAGCTCGACGACATCCTGCAGTTGAGTCGCGAGCAGTTCCTTCAGGTCATCCTCCTCGCTCAGAACCGCTTCTCGGAGTTCCTTCTGGCCGGCAGCCGCGAGCGGCAGGCGCTGCTGCGGAGGCTGTTCGGCACCGAGCGTTTCGAAGACGTGCAGGCCCGGTTCGACGAGCGTCGACGGGCTGCCGAGCAGGAGCTCGCCTCGGGGCTCGCCGTCGTGGCGGCGAGACTCGACGAGGCCGAGCGGCTCGTCGAGAACGCCGGGCTCCTGACCGAGGACCGCGAAGCCGTCGAGGGCGGGTCGCCGCGCGGCGAAGGAACGCACGCCGCCGCCGCCCTCACGACCGAGCAGCGGCTCGACGAACTGGCCCTCGCCCGTGCACGAGCGGACTATCGCGCGGAGCGTCGGGCCGCGGAGCGGGACGATGCCGCGACGCGGTCGGCTGCCGCCGATGCGACGCTGAGTACCGCCAGGGAGGAGCGCCGAGCGCAGCAGGAGCGCGACCGTGCCAGGCAGGCGCTCGCACGCCTCGAGGAAGCCGAGCCGCAGATCGTCGCAGCGCGCGAGGAGCTGTCGCGAGCGCGAGAAGCAGAGACCCTGCGGACGATGATCGTTGCGGCGGCGCGCGCGGACGCGGCGCTCGTCCAGGCGGTCGAGGAGCACGCGCGGGCGCAGCGCGACTGGGACGCTCATGACGTCGACGCCGAGGACCTCTCCGCGTGGGCGTCCGAGCGAACCAGAGAGACCGGGGCCTGGAGGCGCGCAGACGAGCTCGAGCGGTCGGCGTCGGCACGCGAATCCGAACTGCGCGAGGCGGCGGAGGGCGTCACCGGCGCCGCGGATCGACTCGCAGCGGTCGACGCAGAAGGCGAGACCCTTCCCGTCCGACTCGACGAGACGACCCGTGAGCGCGACGCTCTCCGTCGCATCGCCGACCGATCTGACGACCTCGCCACGGCCCTGCAAGCAGCGACGGGGCGTGTGGCGGCCGCGCACGACGTCGTGCGGCTGGAGGCGGAGAGCGCGGCGGCTGAGCAGGATCTGGTCGCGGCGAGCTCGGTGCTCGCAGAGAGGCAGACAGAGCTCGCGCGTCTGCGGCAGCGTCGTCTCGACGGGTTCGCGGGTGAGCTCGCGAGCGCTCTTGTCGACGGCGGGGCCTGCCCGGTGTGCGGTGCGCATGAGCATCCGGCTCCGGCCGACCACACCGATCCCGTATCCGCCGACGACATCGTCGCCGCGGAAGCACGACGCGACGACGCCGTCGACGTCGAGCGGTCGGCCGCCGAGAAGGTGGCGTCGCTGCGCGTCGAGCTGGCGGCAGCGAGCAGTCGCGCCGACGGGAGAGACGTCCGCGCCGCGACTGACGAGCTGACCCGAGCGACAGACGAGCACGCTCAGAGTCTCGCCGCCGCCGAACAGGTGACCGCTCTCGACCGACGCGCCGCCGAGCTGTCGGCGCGCATCGCCGGACTGCAGAGCGACCGCGAATCGGCGGCCGCAGCGCTCGCGGCCGCACGCGAGACCCACGCGATCGTCGAGCAGAGGGAGATCGAGGCGGCGTCCGCGGTGGCGGAGGCTCGCGGAGCCTTCCCCTCGGTCGCCGAGCGGATCACCGCGGCGGAGCGCGAGGTCACCGACGCGCGCACGCTCATCGAGGCGACCGATGAACGAGCGCGCCGCGCTGACGCCGCGGCATCGGCCGCCCGGGAGCTGAGCACAGCGCTCGACGCCTCCGCGTTCGACGACGCGGACGCCGCCGAGGCCGCACTTCGCTCACCTCTCGTACAGGCCGAGCTCGAAGCACGCATCTCCCACCACGCCGTCGAGCGTGAGAAAGAACGGGCGATCCTCCTCGACCTCGAACTCCGGACTCTGCCCGAGGAGCCGATCGACCTCGATCCGATCGAGCAGCGTTCCGCCGAGGCGAGGTCGCTGTGGTCGACGGCCGTGGCCGACGCGGAGCGCGCTGCTGCGCTCGCCGAGCAACTGGGATCGCTCATCGGCTCCGCGTCCGCGGCTCACGCGGAGAGTGCCGCGGGCGCCGCCGACTTCGAGGTGCTGCGAGGGCTCGCCGACGCTCTCGCAGGTCGCGGCGCCAACACGCGCAAGATGACCCTCGAGACCTTCGTGCTGGCCGCCGAGCTCGAAGAGATCGTCGAGGCGGCCAATCGCCGTCTGGCCGACATGTCCACCGGACGGTATCAGCTGCGCCACTCCGACGCCCTCGCCGCACGCGGTGCCGCCTCCGGCCTCGGCATCGTCGTGTTCGACGCCTACACGGGCCAGACGCGTCCCGCGCAATCGCTGTCCGGTGGAGAGACGTTCCTCAGCTCGCTCGCGCTCGCGCTCGGACTCGCCGAGGTCGTGACGGCGCGAGCCGGCGGCATCCGTCTCGACACACTGTTCATCGACGAGGGCTTCGGATCGCTCGACGGCGACACGCTCGACGTGGCCATGCGCACCCTCGACGAGCTGCGCCAGGGCGGCCGGACGGTCGGTGTCATCAGTCACGTCGAAGCGATGAAGGAGCAGATCCCGGCTCAGCTGTCGGTGCGGGCCACGCCGAACGGTCCGAGCGTCATCGAGACGCGCTGA
- a CDS encoding TM0106 family RecB-like putative nuclease produces the protein MRIDTLAQRVIWSASDLKAAAECEFAWCRAIDAKLGRVPAVDEPEDATLARAARLGDVHEQNVLDRYIAELGDERVHRIEKVSSVDADALAAAVDETIDALGSDAVVVFQAAFSTDEFVGFADFLKRDDDGRWRVQDSKLARTARVTALMQLAAYVDQLDRLGVPRSDEVDLILGDGTLSTHRVDDLLPLFQVRRARLRALIADRRIDDPSPDAVLAWGDDRGDLDVVACGRCATCEEQVVAHRDLLMVARMRPVQRARLRAAGIETIDALAAATTAPDGMNVDTFETLRSQARVQLRADAEGVAAYDVHYAAAIHTLPVPSLGDIFFDFEGDPLYTEPAADGQAQWGLDYLFGWVDNHDQYSALWAHDFAAEKRAFEQFLDFVNVRRTAHPGMHIYHYAPYETSHLIAMAARYGVREAEVDRLLREGVFVDLYPLVLRTVRVGSRSYSIKKLEPLYMGDDVRTSDVQKGDDSIVQYVAARELAAAGEQADADAVLADLADYNRYDCVSTRRLRDWLIEIARREGVNPAPPDEADEVIYEPSPRSVALLADAERAVAAGSDGQVHRIAAAAIDYFPREAKSFWVSHFQRLREPVTMWDHTRDVVRVDRLASRVVREWSVGEGRRVMSRDIEIRGEVSPGTTLGEGGQPFALYEVPAPFDLEVPSRAVHVPHSVSVTGVLDDGYVVTESAIQGQTWDDLPLALTPAPPPRVVSLQGAIDEWADAVHAAAPGYPRDAATDILRRIPPRTRSGQSLPAQGDDTVDAIVRAVLDLDDSYLAVQGPPGTGKTYTGSQVIARLVNEHGYRIGVVAQSHSIIENLLERVVADGVPPGQVGKAPKDPSAEPGYTVIPKTGMASFLAENEGRGVVVGGTAWDFSNTTRVDRHGLDLLVVDEAGQFSLASTIAVAAGAKSLLLLGDPQQLPQVSQGAHPEPVDTSALGWVMDGDEVVRPEYGYFLERSWRMHPFVAAPVSRLAYAGRLASAPGTEKRSIEGIDPGLHVVPLRHRGNATQSPEEADAVVALVRELLGRTVTDHTAETPTRPLAQSDIIVVTPYNAQRQLVHDALAAAGFPDVPVGTVDNFQGKEAVVSITSLAASSGKDAPRGPEFLLMQNRLNVAISRAQVAAYLIHSPALLDDLPRTPEGVARLSAFARLVGAAA, from the coding sequence GTGCGGATCGACACCCTGGCGCAGCGCGTCATCTGGAGCGCGAGCGATCTCAAGGCGGCCGCCGAGTGCGAGTTCGCCTGGTGTCGAGCGATCGATGCGAAGCTGGGGCGCGTACCGGCGGTCGATGAGCCGGAGGACGCGACGCTGGCGCGGGCTGCGCGTCTCGGAGACGTGCACGAGCAGAACGTGCTCGACCGCTACATCGCCGAGCTCGGCGATGAGCGGGTGCACCGGATCGAGAAGGTGTCGTCGGTCGATGCCGACGCCCTCGCCGCAGCCGTCGACGAGACGATCGACGCCCTCGGGTCCGATGCGGTCGTCGTGTTCCAGGCGGCGTTCTCGACAGACGAGTTCGTCGGATTCGCCGACTTCCTGAAGCGCGATGACGACGGGCGGTGGCGGGTGCAGGATTCCAAGCTGGCCCGAACGGCGCGAGTCACGGCGCTGATGCAGCTGGCGGCATACGTCGATCAGCTCGATCGTCTCGGTGTACCCCGCTCCGATGAGGTCGACCTGATCCTCGGCGACGGCACCCTCAGCACGCATCGCGTCGACGACCTGCTGCCTCTGTTCCAGGTCCGCCGCGCGCGGCTGCGCGCCCTGATCGCCGACCGGCGCATCGACGACCCGAGTCCCGACGCCGTGCTCGCCTGGGGAGACGATCGCGGCGATCTCGACGTCGTCGCCTGCGGCCGATGCGCGACCTGCGAGGAGCAGGTGGTCGCCCATCGCGACCTGCTCATGGTCGCGCGCATGCGGCCCGTGCAGCGAGCGCGACTCCGCGCGGCGGGGATCGAGACCATAGACGCTCTCGCCGCGGCGACGACCGCTCCCGACGGCATGAACGTCGACACGTTCGAGACGCTGCGCTCGCAGGCGCGCGTGCAACTGCGGGCGGATGCCGAGGGCGTGGCCGCCTACGACGTGCACTACGCTGCGGCGATCCACACGCTTCCCGTGCCGAGCCTCGGCGACATCTTCTTCGACTTCGAGGGCGACCCGCTGTACACCGAGCCCGCTGCAGACGGACAGGCGCAGTGGGGACTCGACTACCTCTTCGGCTGGGTGGACAACCACGACCAGTACTCGGCCCTGTGGGCGCACGATTTCGCGGCCGAGAAGCGGGCCTTCGAGCAGTTCCTCGACTTCGTGAACGTGCGGCGGACCGCCCATCCCGGCATGCACATCTACCACTACGCGCCCTACGAGACGTCGCACCTCATCGCGATGGCCGCTCGGTACGGCGTGCGAGAGGCCGAGGTAGACAGGTTGTTGCGCGAGGGCGTGTTCGTCGACCTCTACCCGCTCGTGCTGCGGACCGTGCGCGTCGGTTCGCGCTCGTACTCGATCAAGAAGCTCGAGCCGCTCTACATGGGCGACGACGTGCGCACGAGCGACGTGCAGAAGGGCGACGACTCGATCGTGCAGTACGTCGCAGCCCGCGAGCTCGCCGCGGCGGGGGAGCAGGCCGATGCCGACGCCGTGCTCGCCGACCTCGCCGACTACAACCGGTACGACTGCGTCTCGACCAGGCGCCTCCGCGACTGGCTGATCGAGATCGCCCGCCGCGAAGGCGTGAACCCGGCCCCGCCCGACGAAGCGGACGAGGTGATCTACGAGCCGTCCCCGCGGTCCGTCGCGCTGCTCGCCGACGCGGAGCGCGCGGTCGCCGCGGGGTCCGACGGCCAGGTGCACCGCATCGCGGCCGCGGCCATCGACTACTTCCCCCGAGAGGCGAAGAGCTTCTGGGTGTCGCACTTCCAGCGGCTGCGGGAGCCCGTCACGATGTGGGACCACACGCGTGACGTCGTCCGCGTCGATCGCCTCGCGTCCCGCGTGGTCCGTGAGTGGAGCGTCGGGGAAGGGCGCCGCGTGATGTCTCGCGACATCGAGATCCGGGGCGAGGTCTCTCCCGGCACGACCCTCGGCGAGGGCGGCCAGCCGTTCGCGCTCTACGAGGTCCCTGCTCCGTTCGACCTCGAGGTGCCGTCACGCGCCGTGCACGTGCCGCACTCCGTCTCGGTCACGGGGGTGCTCGATGACGGCTACGTCGTGACCGAGTCGGCGATCCAGGGACAGACGTGGGACGACCTGCCCCTCGCGCTGACGCCGGCCCCCCCTCCGCGGGTCGTGTCGCTGCAGGGAGCGATCGACGAGTGGGCGGATGCCGTGCACGCGGCCGCACCCGGCTATCCGCGGGACGCGGCCACCGACATCCTGCGGCGGATCCCGCCGCGCACGCGGTCGGGGCAGAGCCTTCCCGCACAGGGCGACGACACGGTCGACGCGATCGTCCGAGCCGTCCTCGATCTCGACGACAGCTACCTGGCCGTGCAGGGTCCTCCCGGCACAGGCAAGACCTACACGGGATCGCAGGTCATCGCGCGGCTCGTGAACGAGCACGGCTACCGCATCGGCGTGGTGGCCCAGTCGCACTCGATCATCGAGAACCTGCTCGAGCGCGTGGTCGCCGACGGGGTGCCGCCTGGTCAGGTGGGGAAGGCTCCGAAGGATCCGTCCGCCGAGCCGGGGTACACCGTCATCCCCAAAACCGGCATGGCGTCGTTCCTCGCCGAGAACGAGGGCCGGGGCGTCGTCGTCGGCGGTACGGCCTGGGATTTCAGCAACACGACCAGGGTCGACCGGCACGGGCTCGACCTGCTCGTCGTCGATGAGGCCGGCCAGTTCTCCCTCGCGTCGACCATCGCCGTCGCCGCGGGCGCGAAGAGCCTCCTGCTCCTCGGAGACCCGCAGCAGCTGCCGCAGGTCAGTCAGGGCGCGCACCCCGAGCCTGTCGATACCTCCGCGCTCGGCTGGGTCATGGACGGCGACGAGGTCGTGCGGCCGGAATACGGGTACTTCCTCGAACGCTCGTGGCGCATGCACCCGTTCGTCGCGGCCCCGGTCTCGCGCCTCGCGTACGCCGGACGTCTGGCGTCGGCCCCGGGGACCGAGAAGCGCTCGATCGAGGGCATCGATCCCGGGCTCCACGTGGTTCCGCTGCGTCACCGCGGCAACGCCACCCAGTCGCCCGAGGAGGCCGACGCGGTCGTGGCGCTCGTGCGGGAGCTGCTGGGCCGAACCGTCACCGATCACACGGCTGAGACGCCCACACGCCCCCTGGCCCAGAGCGACATCATCGTGGTCACGCCGTACAACGCGCAGCGGCAGCTCGTGCACGACGCTCTGGCTGCCGCAGGGTTCCCCGACGTGCCCGTGGGCACGGTCGACAACTTCCAGGGCAAGGAGGCCGTCGTCTCGATCACGTCGCTCGCGGCGTCGAGCGGCAAGGATGCCCCGCGAGGACCGGAGTTCCTGCTCATGCAGAACCGCCTGAACGTCGCCATCTCTCGGGCGCAGGTCGCGGCCTACCTGATCCACTCACCGGCGCTTCTCGACGACCTCCCCCGCACGCCCGAGGGGGTCGCGCGGCTCAGCGCCTTCGCACGACTCGTGGGGGCGGCGGCGTGA
- the nadE gene encoding ammonia-dependent NAD(+) synthetase, which yields MTLQQQIAEALGVKPEIDPEAEVERRVQFLVDYLRTTGAKGFVLGISGGQDSTLAGRLAQLAVERVRAEGGEASFLAVRLPYRVQHDAEDAAAALAFIEPDSSVEVNIQNGVDGVEEDIEFAVTSDITDFNRGNIKARLRMVTQYALAGHDGLLVIGTDHAAEAVTGFYTKFGDGAADILPLSGLTKRQGRSLLLHLDAPERLAYKVPTADLLDGQPGRADEDELGLTYEQIDAFLEGEQVDADVAGRIESRYLATQHKRHLPVTPDDTWWR from the coding sequence ATGACCCTGCAGCAGCAGATCGCGGAAGCGCTCGGCGTGAAGCCCGAGATCGACCCGGAAGCCGAAGTGGAACGCCGGGTGCAGTTCCTCGTCGACTACCTGCGCACGACCGGAGCCAAGGGGTTCGTCCTCGGCATCTCCGGCGGACAGGACTCGACTCTGGCAGGCCGCCTGGCTCAGCTCGCGGTCGAGCGCGTGCGCGCCGAAGGCGGCGAGGCCAGCTTCCTCGCCGTGCGGCTCCCGTACCGCGTGCAGCACGACGCGGAGGACGCGGCGGCAGCGCTGGCGTTCATCGAACCCGACTCCTCGGTCGAGGTGAACATCCAGAACGGCGTCGACGGTGTCGAGGAGGACATCGAGTTCGCCGTCACGAGCGACATCACCGACTTCAACAGGGGGAACATCAAGGCGCGTCTGCGCATGGTGACCCAGTACGCCCTCGCGGGCCACGACGGGCTGCTCGTGATCGGCACCGACCATGCGGCGGAGGCCGTGACCGGTTTCTACACGAAGTTCGGCGACGGAGCGGCAGACATCCTGCCGCTCTCCGGCCTGACCAAGCGCCAGGGGCGGTCCCTGCTGCTGCATCTCGACGCGCCGGAACGGCTCGCCTACAAGGTGCCCACCGCTGACCTGCTCGACGGGCAGCCCGGTCGTGCCGACGAAGACGAACTGGGACTCACCTACGAGCAGATCGACGCGTTCCTCGAGGGCGAGCAGGTCGACGCCGATGTCGCCGGGCGCATCGAATCCCGGTACCTCGCGACACAGCACAAGCGTCACCTCCCGGTCACGCCGGACGACACCTGGTGGCGCTGA
- a CDS encoding exonuclease SbcCD subunit D encodes MRILHTSDWHIGRTFHGNSTMDALAEVLGALTEQVREHAVDVVVIAGDVFDSATPAGAAYTLLSDALVALSETGARVIVTSGNHDSAARLGFQARLLRDGIHVLTDPRAIGTPITVEDEHGPVRFFGIPYLEPAVVRQHWPDVELRTQAQTVAHAMDLVRSGMRDHPGRSVAISHCFSAGVDATVGLEREVRQGGLDVVPLAVFDGPDYVALGHIHGRQQVSERVRYSGAPLHYSFGEQSKPRGSWLVDLDVDGLATVAWLDLPVPRPLVTLTGTLDEILSTANVEAHAEHWVSAVYTDAVAQTEPMRRLREHFPYCAMVQHQPAEGGDQTPRTYVDRLRGAVSDVERIDAFLEHVRAGHGPTDRERELIREVLDDRVRADALI; translated from the coding sequence ATGCGCATCCTGCACACCTCCGACTGGCACATCGGCCGCACGTTCCATGGCAACTCCACCATGGATGCACTGGCCGAGGTGCTCGGAGCGCTCACGGAGCAGGTGCGCGAGCATGCGGTCGACGTCGTCGTGATCGCGGGAGACGTCTTCGACTCCGCGACCCCGGCCGGCGCGGCCTACACCCTGCTCAGCGACGCGCTCGTCGCCCTGAGTGAGACGGGCGCGCGCGTGATCGTCACGAGCGGCAATCACGACTCGGCCGCACGACTGGGTTTCCAGGCGCGGCTGCTGCGCGACGGCATCCATGTGCTCACCGACCCGCGCGCGATCGGCACGCCCATCACCGTGGAAGACGAGCACGGGCCGGTGCGGTTCTTCGGCATCCCGTACCTCGAGCCGGCGGTCGTCCGCCAGCACTGGCCGGATGTCGAGCTGCGCACGCAGGCGCAGACCGTCGCTCACGCGATGGACCTCGTCCGCAGCGGCATGCGGGACCACCCCGGCCGCTCCGTCGCGATCTCCCACTGCTTCTCTGCGGGAGTCGACGCCACCGTCGGGCTCGAGCGCGAAGTGCGTCAGGGCGGTCTCGACGTCGTTCCACTCGCGGTGTTCGACGGTCCCGACTACGTGGCGCTCGGTCACATCCACGGACGCCAGCAGGTCAGCGAGCGGGTGCGGTATTCGGGAGCACCGCTGCACTACAGCTTCGGCGAGCAGAGCAAGCCGCGCGGGTCGTGGCTCGTCGACCTCGACGTTGACGGCCTCGCCACGGTGGCATGGCTCGATCTGCCCGTGCCTCGCCCGCTGGTGACCCTCACCGGTACGCTCGACGAGATCCTCTCGACCGCGAACGTCGAGGCGCATGCCGAGCATTGGGTGTCTGCGGTGTACACCGATGCTGTCGCTCAGACGGAGCCGATGCGTCGTCTGCGAGAGCATTTCCCGTACTGCGCCATGGTCCAGCATCAGCCGGCCGAAGGCGGCGATCAGACGCCGCGCACCTATGTCGACAGGTTGCGCGGAGCGGTATCCGATGTCGAACGCATCGATGCCTTCCTCGAGCATGTCCGCGCGGGGCACGGACCCACGGATCGCGAGCGCGAGCTGATTCGCGAGGTCCTCGACGACCGCGTGCGCGCTGACGCGCTGATCTGA
- a CDS encoding DIP1984 family protein yields the protein MRLAEALTARADLQRRIEQLRARITANARYQEGEEPAEDASALLVEADEALDRLRDLIRRINATNARLDLGADGTMTDALAARDVLRLQHSLLTDAAAAASGASSPGFRQMRSELRQLAALPVATLRVRADDTARDLRELDNRIQQANWTSDLEE from the coding sequence ATGAGACTCGCAGAGGCACTCACCGCCAGAGCCGACCTGCAGCGCCGCATCGAGCAGCTGCGCGCCCGCATCACCGCCAACGCGCGATACCAGGAGGGCGAGGAGCCGGCCGAAGACGCCTCGGCACTCCTCGTCGAGGCCGACGAGGCGCTCGACCGGTTGCGCGACCTGATCCGTCGCATCAACGCCACGAACGCCCGGCTCGACCTCGGTGCGGACGGCACTATGACCGACGCCCTCGCCGCACGCGACGTGCTGCGGCTGCAGCACTCCCTTCTCACGGATGCCGCAGCCGCGGCGTCCGGCGCATCGTCGCCGGGCTTCCGGCAGATGCGCTCCGAACTGCGCCAGCTCGCCGCACTGCCCGTCGCGACACTGCGGGTCCGTGCCGACGACACCGCGCGCGACCTGCGGGAGCTGGACAACCGGATCCAGCAGGCGAACTGGACCAGCGACCTGGAGGAGTAG
- the tadA gene encoding tRNA adenosine(34) deaminase TadA, with amino-acid sequence MTEADTAAMQRALELAAEAAAVDEIPVGAVILDRTGRVIAEGRNTREESHDPTGHAEIEALRRAAASLGSWNLQGCTLVVTLEPCVMCAGAILQARVARVVFGAWDDKAGAAGSMYDVLRDRRLPYRAEVVAGIEADAATALLRDFFEQRR; translated from the coding sequence ATGACCGAGGCCGACACCGCAGCCATGCAGCGCGCGCTCGAACTCGCCGCCGAGGCGGCCGCCGTCGACGAGATCCCCGTCGGCGCCGTGATCCTCGACCGCACCGGTCGTGTCATCGCCGAGGGGCGCAACACCCGCGAAGAGTCGCACGACCCGACCGGACACGCGGAGATCGAAGCGCTGCGTCGCGCTGCGGCATCCCTCGGCTCCTGGAATCTGCAGGGGTGCACCCTGGTCGTCACGCTCGAACCGTGTGTGATGTGCGCGGGCGCGATCCTCCAGGCGCGCGTCGCGCGCGTGGTGTTCGGGGCATGGGACGACAAGGCGGGGGCCGCCGGCTCCATGTACGACGTGCTGCGCGATCGGCGACTGCCCTACCGCGCCGAGGTCGTCGCCGGAATCGAGGCGGATGCCGCGACGGCACTGCTCCGGGACTTCTTCGAGCAGCGCCGCTGA